One Streptomyces fagopyri DNA window includes the following coding sequences:
- a CDS encoding RICIN domain-containing protein, producing the protein MNVRKRVVPGGVLAMVMAAVSLLGTAAGANASPATAPTIVAQRVVTIDQADTHRFLDAHEIDSLDFRVVTRPFQNNDTQHWLLTDLSNGLSTIQQVSTGRYLDAYQGSGDDFRVVTRTAENDATQAWIILPSTNGTFTIQEASNSRYLDAYELPSQDFQVVTRQWKNADEERWRIINV; encoded by the coding sequence ATGAACGTTCGCAAGAGAGTGGTCCCGGGCGGCGTCCTGGCGATGGTCATGGCGGCCGTCTCGCTGCTCGGTACGGCTGCCGGAGCCAACGCCTCGCCGGCGACCGCGCCGACGATCGTGGCGCAGCGTGTCGTCACCATCGACCAGGCGGACACCCACCGGTTCCTGGACGCCCACGAGATCGACAGTCTCGACTTCCGGGTGGTCACCCGGCCGTTCCAGAACAACGACACCCAGCACTGGCTGCTGACCGACCTGAGCAACGGTCTCTCCACGATCCAGCAGGTGAGCACGGGCCGGTATCTCGACGCCTACCAGGGCTCCGGCGACGACTTCCGCGTCGTCACCCGCACCGCGGAGAACGACGCCACCCAGGCGTGGATCATTCTTCCGTCCACCAACGGGACCTTCACGATCCAGGAGGCCAGCAACAGCCGGTATCTCGACGCCTACGAGCTGCCTTCCCAGGACTTCCAGGTCGTCACCCGGCAGTGGAAGAACGCCGACGAGGAGCGCTGGCGGATCATCAACGTCTGA
- a CDS encoding DUF1684 domain-containing protein, with product MTTQITATDLRAFTEDWLDWYRAQEERLAGPHGFLAITGLHWLDDRPRRFPDAPGAWSTAADGVTVALDDGEELVVEGSPVRGEHHFGVIPERGGVDAVWGDAVIEVAKRGGNDIVRPRHPDAPLRAAFAGTPAYAPHPRWVSKGRYVAFDEPRPTTVGAAVEGLEHVYDAPGRIEFELDGRALSLTAFPGHGAGRLMVLFTDSTSGVTTYAANRALTVDAPAADGSVVVDFNRAVNLPCAYTDLATCPLPPAENRLPVAIEAGQKIPRERGGA from the coding sequence ATGACCACTCAGATCACTGCGACGGACCTGCGGGCCTTCACCGAGGACTGGCTGGACTGGTACCGCGCTCAGGAGGAACGGCTCGCCGGCCCGCACGGGTTCCTCGCGATCACCGGCCTGCACTGGCTCGACGACCGGCCGCGGCGCTTCCCGGATGCCCCGGGTGCGTGGTCGACCGCCGCCGACGGGGTCACCGTGGCCCTCGATGACGGCGAGGAACTGGTCGTGGAGGGATCCCCCGTTCGTGGCGAGCACCATTTCGGTGTGATTCCCGAACGCGGTGGCGTCGACGCTGTCTGGGGGGATGCCGTGATCGAGGTGGCCAAGCGTGGCGGAAACGACATCGTGCGTCCCCGGCACCCTGACGCGCCGCTGCGTGCCGCCTTCGCCGGGACGCCCGCCTACGCGCCGCATCCGCGCTGGGTGTCGAAGGGCCGCTACGTCGCGTTCGACGAGCCGCGGCCGACCACGGTGGGCGCAGCGGTCGAGGGCCTGGAGCATGTGTATGACGCTCCGGGCCGGATCGAGTTCGAACTGGACGGACGGGCGCTGTCCCTGACCGCGTTCCCCGGACACGGCGCGGGTCGGCTGATGGTGCTGTTCACGGACTCGACCTCGGGTGTCACCACGTATGCCGCCAACCGTGCGCTCACGGTGGACGCGCCCGCCGCGGACGGCTCGGTGGTCGTGGACTTCAACCGTGCGGTGAACTTGCCGTGCGCCTACACGGATCTGGCCACGTGCCCGTTGCCTCCGGCGGAGAACCGGTTGCCGGTGGCGATCGAGGCCGGCCAGAAGATCCCCCGCGAGCGGGGCGGTGCCTGA
- a CDS encoding alpha-keto acid decarboxylase family protein: MSTTVIQHVLNRLRDIGVSHVFGVPGDYAFPVDDAIAEHPDIQWIGSCNELNAAYSADGYARVHGIGAVCTTYGVGELSAINGIAGAYTEHLPVFHLVGMPKMPVQAHHTLVHHTLGNGEFDLFRKMSDSVVCASAIMTPQNTAAETERLIAAALYHRRPVYMAFPADLAEMPVVGKAQPIPAPASDPAQVEAAVQAVIDMLGRANSACVLPGILTARSGLGAELQQFLDATALPFATMMADKGVLEEDQPAYIGMYDGKLMNESVRRFVEDGDVVVLVGAMMHDFNSGAFTANLDPGRTIDIRHHHVSVDGMTYQSVEMKDLLDALAQKLPRKQWPRPSAEVTRMASAAGNGDDLITAENLYPRWEDFLKADDILVAETGTASMGMAFARLPHGATFQNQSLWGSIGWATPAAVGAAVAATDGQRVVLVTGDGSHQLTAQEISQFGRFGLRPVVFVLNNHGYLIERLLCKDPDIAYNDLANWRYSELPKALGCEDWFTARVSTLAELDQAMETAAKANTGCYIEVLTDTYAAPPLANQLHENIDTLYSA, translated from the coding sequence ATGTCCACCACCGTGATCCAACACGTGCTGAACAGGCTGCGGGACATCGGCGTGAGCCATGTCTTCGGCGTCCCAGGCGACTACGCCTTCCCCGTCGACGACGCCATCGCCGAACACCCGGACATCCAGTGGATCGGCAGCTGCAACGAGCTCAACGCGGCCTACAGCGCCGACGGCTACGCCCGCGTGCACGGCATCGGCGCCGTGTGCACCACCTACGGGGTCGGAGAACTCAGCGCCATCAACGGCATCGCCGGCGCCTACACCGAACATCTCCCGGTGTTCCACCTGGTCGGCATGCCGAAGATGCCCGTCCAGGCCCACCACACGCTCGTCCACCACACCCTGGGAAACGGCGAGTTCGACCTGTTCCGGAAGATGTCCGACTCCGTGGTGTGCGCGAGCGCCATCATGACACCGCAGAACACCGCGGCCGAGACCGAACGTCTCATCGCGGCTGCGCTCTACCACCGCCGCCCGGTCTACATGGCCTTCCCCGCGGACCTTGCGGAGATGCCGGTGGTCGGCAAGGCGCAGCCCATCCCCGCGCCGGCCAGCGACCCCGCGCAGGTGGAGGCAGCCGTCCAGGCCGTCATCGACATGCTCGGCCGCGCGAACAGCGCCTGCGTCCTGCCCGGGATCCTCACCGCACGCTCCGGCCTCGGCGCGGAACTCCAGCAGTTCCTCGACGCCACGGCGCTGCCCTTCGCCACGATGATGGCCGACAAGGGAGTCCTGGAGGAGGACCAGCCCGCGTACATCGGCATGTACGACGGCAAGCTCATGAACGAGAGCGTCCGCCGCTTCGTGGAGGACGGTGACGTCGTCGTCCTGGTCGGCGCGATGATGCACGACTTCAACAGCGGCGCGTTCACCGCCAACCTCGACCCCGGCCGTACGATCGACATCCGCCACCACCACGTCAGCGTCGACGGTATGACCTACCAGAGCGTGGAGATGAAGGACCTCCTCGACGCTCTCGCCCAAAAACTCCCCCGCAAGCAGTGGCCGCGCCCGTCGGCCGAGGTGACCCGGATGGCCTCCGCGGCCGGCAACGGCGACGACCTCATCACCGCAGAGAACCTCTACCCCCGCTGGGAAGACTTCCTCAAGGCCGACGACATCCTGGTCGCGGAGACCGGCACCGCCTCCATGGGCATGGCCTTCGCCCGACTGCCCCACGGCGCCACCTTCCAGAACCAGTCCCTGTGGGGATCGATCGGCTGGGCCACCCCCGCCGCGGTCGGCGCGGCCGTCGCCGCCACGGACGGACAGCGCGTCGTACTGGTCACCGGTGACGGCTCTCACCAGCTCACCGCCCAGGAGATCAGCCAGTTCGGGCGATTCGGCCTGCGCCCCGTGGTGTTCGTCCTCAACAACCACGGCTATCTGATCGAGCGACTGCTCTGCAAGGACCCGGACATCGCGTACAACGACCTGGCCAACTGGCGCTACTCGGAACTGCCGAAGGCCCTGGGCTGTGAGGACTGGTTCACCGCGCGTGTGTCGACCCTCGCCGAACTCGACCAGGCCATGGAGACCGCGGCGAAGGCCAACACCGGTTGCTACATCGAGGTATTGACCGACACCTACGCGGCCCCGCCCCTGGCCAACCAACTGCACGAGAACATCGACACGCTCTACTCCGCGTAG
- a CDS encoding winged helix-turn-helix transcriptional regulator yields the protein MPDFPVVPGRPCAVAATLELVGDRWSLLIAREIMFGNRRFSQIARNTGAPRDRLAARLKSLVAEGILEKREYQATRFEYHLTESGRELLPLLVSLLAWGDRWAVAEPPMILEHHGHRVRPTTVCGDCGEPIDSGGLHWTPNTPGWSMAGPEA from the coding sequence ATGCCCGATTTTCCTGTAGTCCCCGGAAGGCCCTGCGCGGTCGCAGCCACACTGGAACTGGTCGGCGACCGTTGGTCGTTGCTGATCGCCCGCGAGATCATGTTCGGCAACCGGCGCTTCAGTCAGATCGCCCGCAACACCGGTGCGCCGCGCGACCGGCTCGCCGCGCGACTCAAATCTCTCGTCGCCGAAGGCATCCTCGAGAAGCGCGAGTATCAGGCCACGCGATTCGAGTACCACCTCACCGAGTCGGGCAGGGAGCTCCTGCCGCTCCTCGTCAGCCTCCTGGCCTGGGGCGACCGCTGGGCCGTCGCCGAGCCACCCATGATCCTGGAGCACCACGGCCACCGGGTCCGGCCGACTACGGTGTGTGGCGATTGCGGGGAACCGATCGACAGCGGAGGGCTTCACTGGACGCCGAATACGCCCGGCTGGTCGATGGCGGGACCCGAAGCGTGA
- a CDS encoding VOC family protein, translating to MPARVTPYLNFGGNAREAMEFYHSVFDGTLDITTFADLHGARDAGQENLVAHSMLKGAAGVVLMASDTPTPDAHRPGGSFSVALGGDEAHLTGYWRLLSEGGTVTVPFAKSSWGALHGQCVDKFGTTWLMNVTTGAFS from the coding sequence ATGCCCGCTCGGGTCACCCCCTATCTCAACTTCGGCGGTAACGCACGTGAAGCGATGGAGTTCTACCACTCGGTCTTCGACGGCACACTGGACATCACCACGTTCGCGGACCTGCACGGGGCGCGGGACGCCGGGCAGGAGAACCTGGTAGCTCACTCGATGCTGAAAGGGGCGGCCGGCGTCGTCCTCATGGCATCGGACACCCCGACCCCGGACGCACACCGGCCCGGCGGTTCCTTCTCGGTGGCGCTCGGAGGCGACGAAGCACACCTCACCGGATACTGGCGCCTGCTCTCCGAGGGCGGAACCGTGACGGTGCCCTTCGCCAAGTCCTCTTGGGGCGCTCTTCACGGGCAGTGCGTCGACAAGTTCGGGACCACCTGGCTGATGAACGTGACAACGGGCGCCTTTTCCTGA
- a CDS encoding MFS transporter, with protein MNNAQRAPVGEIPNAVDGSPLDKAPADNRRAGWVLALGSLGAFVVFLDTTIVNIAFDTISHSFNTTAGHLAWVLNAYSLVFAAMLIPAGRVADRYGRKNIFIVGIAGFALMSALCGLAPGVGVLITARALQAVFAALVVPSSLALVLHEFHAARRHVAIGVWGAMAAAAAAVGPTLGALLTEYVTWRWIFLVNVPIAAVIVVLGKRLLHESRDPQASGLPDPLGALLVAAIPALLSFSIIEGPSRGWSDSWVVVGFVGAALALPVFLWRTSKAARPVMDLALFKDRQFSEINAASLLFSTAFFGLLLANLIFLQTEWHYSVLRAALASSAGPVVVTLIARSTTKLATVVGHRRVLLAGAVTWTLGCLGFALFVDSSPHWVTHWLPWTLLTGLGIGLTLPVQSGAAVAKLPPAQFAIGSAINSSFRQLGAVLGVSIFVALLGTSKMGPGVDNFQHIWWVFAALGLAAGVVQALPRLRAAGSAPSAR; from the coding sequence ATGAACAATGCGCAGCGCGCCCCTGTCGGGGAAATCCCGAACGCTGTCGATGGCAGCCCTCTGGACAAGGCACCCGCGGACAACAGGCGGGCTGGTTGGGTGTTGGCCCTGGGCAGCCTCGGCGCTTTCGTGGTTTTCCTGGACACCACGATTGTGAACATCGCCTTCGACACCATCAGCCACAGCTTCAACACCACTGCCGGTCACCTGGCGTGGGTTCTCAACGCATACAGCCTGGTGTTCGCGGCCATGCTGATTCCGGCGGGCCGAGTGGCCGACCGGTACGGGCGCAAGAACATATTCATCGTGGGAATTGCTGGATTCGCGCTCATGAGCGCACTGTGCGGGCTGGCGCCGGGTGTGGGCGTACTGATCACCGCCCGTGCGCTGCAAGCGGTCTTCGCCGCGCTGGTCGTGCCGTCTTCGCTGGCGCTCGTCCTGCACGAGTTCCACGCGGCCCGCCGGCACGTGGCGATAGGAGTCTGGGGTGCGATGGCCGCCGCGGCGGCAGCGGTCGGCCCCACCCTGGGTGCGCTTCTCACCGAGTACGTGACATGGCGATGGATCTTCCTGGTCAACGTCCCGATCGCGGCGGTGATCGTGGTCCTCGGCAAGCGCCTGCTCCACGAGTCGCGTGACCCGCAGGCCTCTGGTCTTCCCGATCCCCTCGGTGCGCTCCTCGTGGCGGCGATCCCCGCGCTTCTCAGCTTCTCCATCATCGAGGGACCGTCTCGTGGATGGTCGGACTCATGGGTGGTGGTCGGTTTCGTCGGAGCGGCTCTGGCTCTTCCCGTCTTCCTGTGGCGTACATCCAAGGCCGCGCGGCCGGTGATGGATCTCGCTCTCTTCAAGGACCGCCAGTTCTCGGAGATAAACGCCGCGAGCCTCCTGTTCTCGACAGCGTTCTTCGGTCTGCTGCTGGCCAATTTGATTTTTCTTCAGACGGAGTGGCACTACTCGGTACTGCGCGCGGCGCTCGCAAGCTCCGCCGGGCCGGTTGTCGTTACCCTCATCGCGCGCTCCACGACCAAACTGGCCACCGTTGTCGGACACCGACGAGTTCTTCTCGCCGGCGCCGTCACCTGGACCCTCGGCTGCCTCGGATTCGCTCTGTTCGTCGACTCCTCTCCGCACTGGGTCACTCACTGGCTTCCGTGGACGCTCCTCACGGGCCTGGGTATCGGCCTTACCCTGCCCGTGCAATCCGGTGCCGCTGTCGCGAAACTTCCCCCGGCGCAGTTCGCCATCGGATCAGCGATCAACTCCAGTTTCAGACAGCTCGGGGCGGTCCTGGGCGTCAGTATCTTCGTCGCTCTCCTGGGCACTTCGAAAATGGGCCCGGGAGTGGACAATTTCCAGCACATCTGGTGGGTCTTCGCGGCCCTCGGCCTCGCCGCGGGTGTTGTCCAGGCGCTGCCGCGTCTGAGGGCGGCGGGTTCCGCGCCCTCCGCGCGCTGA
- a CDS encoding PIG-L deacetylase family protein, with translation MVVHAHPDDEASQTGGTLARYAAAGVRTVLVTCTDGAQGDAADGLKPGHHHHRPAEVAERRAHELTMSGVALGLSRIVRLDHADSGLPASPDDVDPRAFSRADGEPIVRQLEALMHEYQPDVVVTYPPNGLSYHPDHVRTHELTMAAFARLRAVGGFPVRGEAGTRPGRRLPKLYYIALSVSRLRAVRTRAEASLGSDVWTPPLEMGIDDDDVTTTVDISGFWHHKLRALAAHASQSDAQALLRILSLTGQENPVEEYVRADPPWTGGERESDLFQGVVRAS, from the coding sequence ATGGTCGTCCACGCCCACCCTGACGACGAGGCCAGCCAGACGGGCGGCACCCTCGCGCGATACGCGGCCGCGGGCGTCCGAACGGTACTTGTCACGTGCACCGACGGTGCGCAGGGTGACGCAGCCGACGGCCTCAAGCCCGGCCATCATCACCACCGGCCGGCGGAGGTCGCCGAGCGGCGGGCCCACGAGCTCACGATGTCAGGAGTGGCGCTCGGTCTGAGCCGGATCGTCCGCCTCGACCACGCCGACTCCGGCCTGCCCGCGTCCCCCGACGACGTCGATCCTCGTGCGTTCAGCAGAGCCGACGGCGAGCCGATCGTCCGGCAGCTCGAAGCGCTCATGCACGAGTACCAGCCGGATGTGGTGGTGACCTATCCTCCCAACGGGCTTTCGTACCACCCGGATCATGTCCGTACGCACGAGCTCACGATGGCCGCGTTCGCGCGTCTTCGGGCGGTCGGCGGCTTTCCGGTTCGGGGAGAGGCCGGCACCCGCCCCGGCCGACGTTTGCCGAAGCTGTACTACATCGCGCTCTCCGTCTCCCGCCTCAGGGCGGTACGAACGCGGGCGGAAGCATCGCTCGGTTCTGATGTCTGGACTCCCCCGCTGGAGATGGGCATCGATGACGACGACGTCACCACAACCGTGGACATCTCCGGGTTCTGGCACCACAAGCTTCGGGCTCTGGCGGCACACGCCAGCCAGTCGGACGCTCAAGCCCTGCTACGGATATTGAGCCTGACCGGCCAGGAGAACCCCGTCGAGGAGTATGTGCGAGCCGACCCGCCGTGGACCGGCGGGGAGCGGGAGAGCGACCTGTTCCAGGGCGTCGTGCGGGCCAGTTGA